Proteins encoded within one genomic window of Arachis ipaensis cultivar K30076 chromosome B08, Araip1.1, whole genome shotgun sequence:
- the LOC107611755 gene encoding amino acid permease 3-like, which translates to MKTLPPRNNTVSHHQNDSLYDDDGRPRRTGTVWTTSSHIITAVIGSGVLSLAWSIAQLGWIGGPIVMIFFSLVTLYTSYFLANCYRAGDPITGKRSYTYMEAIDNILGGKNSIFCGIIQYANLYGITIGYTIGAALSMMAITKIQCIYSSEGEDPCIISGNRYLIGFGIIQLGFSQLPDFHNISWLSVLAAVMSFTYSIIGLILGIIKMAGNGTIMGSITGAKGESPMDRVRGIFLALGNIAFAYAFSTILIEIQDTIKSPNELKTMKVASKISVATTTIFYVLCGCIGYGAFGDSAPGNLLTAFDKPIWPIIIANLAIVIHLVGAYQVYSQPLFAFVEQQASKRWPSLEIERTVEMPFLPSFKLNNFRLIWRSIFVVVTTFISMLIPFFNDILGVIGALGFWPLTVYFPVEMYIKQMKIEKWSGKWIGLQCLSMFCLLVTIAALVGSVVGVLLDLSKFKPFSSQL; encoded by the exons GAACTGTATGGACAACAAGTTCTCATATAATAACAGCAGTGATTGGATCTGGAGTTTTGTCGTTAGCATGGTCGATAGCACAATTAGGTTGGATTGGTGGCCCTATTGTTATGATCTTCTTCAGTCTCGTCACTTTGTATACTTCATATTTTCTTGCTAATTGTTATCGTGCTGGAGACCCCATCACTGGCAAGAGGAGCTACACTTACATGGAAGCCATTGACAACATTCTAG GAggaaaaaattctattttttgtgGAATAATACAATACGCAAATCTTTATGGAATTACAATAGGATATACAATTGGGGCTGCTCTTAGCATGAT GGCAATAACAAAGATTCAATGCATATACTCATCTGAAGGAGAAGACCCATGCATTATTTCTGGCAACCGTTACTTAATAGGGTTTGGGATAATCCAACTTGGTTTCTCTCAACTTCCTGATTTTCATAATATTTCATGGCTCTCAGTACTTGCTGCAGTCATGTCTTTCACATATTCCATAATTGGTCTCATTCTTGGAATTATCAAAATGGCAG GAAATGGCACCATAATGGGTAGCATAACAGGAGCTAAAGGAGAATCACCGATGGATAGAGTGAGGGGGATATTCCTAGCTCTTGGAAACATTGCCTTTGCATATGCATTTTCTACTATTCTCATTGAAATTCAG GACACCATAAAATCTCCAAATGAACTAAAAACAATGAAGGTTGCTTCAAAGATAAGTGTTGCAACAACAACAATATTCTATGTCCTATGTGGATGCATAGGTTATGGTGCATTTGGAGATTCAGCACCAGGAAATTTACTCACAGCATTTGATAAACCAATTTGGCCCATTATCATTGCAAATTTAGCAATAGTCATTCACCTTGTGGGAGCATACCAAGTTTATTCCCAACCCCTCTTTGCCTTTGTTGAACAACAAGCATCTAAAAGATGGCCAAGTCTTGAAATTGAACGCACGGTGGAAATGCCCTTTTTACCCTCTTTCAAGCTAAACAATTTTAGACTAATTTGGAGATCAATTTTTGTGGTGGTAACAACTTTTATATCAATGTTGATTCCATTCTTTAATGACATATTGGGAGTGATTGGAGCATTAGGATTTTGGCCCTTGACAGTTTATTTTCCTGTGGAGATGTATATCAAACAAATGAAGATCGAAAAATGGAGTGGGAAATGGATTGGTTTGCAATGTTTGAGCATGTTTTGTCTCTTAGTAACAATTGCTGCTCTTGTTGGATCAGTGGTTGGTGTCTTGCTTGACCTTTCCAAATTCAAGCCATTCAGCTCACAATTATAG